A window from Hemibagrus wyckioides isolate EC202008001 linkage group LG19, SWU_Hwy_1.0, whole genome shotgun sequence encodes these proteins:
- the LOC131370017 gene encoding bestrophin-3-like, whose amino-acid sequence MTVTYSSKVANATFFGFHRLLLRWKGSIYKLLYREFLVFVLLYSLFSFIYRLVLTDPQKRFFEKLSIYCDRYAEQIPVTFVLGFYVTLVVNRWWNQFQNLPWPDRLMFLISSCVMGQDEQGRLLRRTLMRYVNLTSLLIFRSVSTAVYKRFPTIDHVVDAGFMTIEERKIFENLKSPHLKYWIPAVWFTNLASKARKEGRIQDSVDLQTILTELNKFRTWCSTLFGYDWVGIPLVYTQVVTLAVYTFFSACIIGRQFLDPTQGYQGHDLDLYVPIFTLLQFFFYSGWLKVAEQLINPFGEDDDDFEANWCIDRNLQVSLMAVDEMHMNIPHMTKDIYWNEPDVRPPYTRAAADYCIPSFLGSTTDMSISEILQNKDVDTSNPRGQATVLGRMRRLLSVQEPAELHTRPSLKRHSSDISSFLPFGPVHHFHPREEEKMHTHSKLHSLRGNFYPLSTVNEVTGTSASPDSSLHTPSPDKIPSVVISEDVSESVEQESSAQVQEHHGKEVNTAQGVTDTHSRKFGRFSPASKIKRNQRSVQQSRHSSVSSTKSFPSPKDVQRRNQQQETLLQQTCGTADSSSQEKQQRQNQES is encoded by the exons ATGACAGTCACTTACTCCAGTAAAGTGGCCAACGCCACTTTCTTCGGTTTCCACAGACTGCTACTGAGGTGGAAAGGCAGCATTTACAAACTCCTCTACCGTGAATTTCTGGTTTTTGTTCTGCTTTACTCCCTCTTTAGCTTCATCTACAG ATTGGTGCTTACAGATCCTCAGAAGCGTTTCTTTGAAAAGTTGTCTATCTACTGTGATCGATATGCCGAACAGATTCCTGTCACCTTTGTGCTAG GTTTCTATGTAACACTGGTGGTGAACCGCTGGTGGAATCAGTTTCAGAACCTGCCGTGGCCCGACCGGCTCATGTTCCTCATCTCCAGCTGTGTTATGGGTCAGGACGAACAGGGACGGCTGTTGCGGCGCACACTGATGCGCTACGTCAACCTCACCTCACTGCTTATCTTCCGCTCAGTCAGCACTGCGGTGTACAAGCGTTTCCCTACCATTGACCACGTGGTGGACGCAG GCTTCATGACCATAGAGGAAAGGAAGATCTTTGAGAACCTCAAATCACCACACCTCAAATACTGGATTCCTGCGGTGTGGTTCACCAATCTGGCCTCCAAGGCAAGAAAAGAGGGGAGAATACAAGACAGTGTGGATCTTCAGACCATTCTCACT GAGCTGAACAAATTCCGGACCTGGTGCTCTACTTTGTTTGGATACGACTGGGTCGGGATCCCCTTGGTTTACACACAG gtcGTAACGTTGGCCGTCTACACGTTCTTCTCAGCCTGCATCATCGGCCGGCAATTTCTCGACCCCACTCAGGGCTACCAAGGACACGACCTTGACCTTTACGTGCCCATCTTCACATTGCTGCAGTTCTTCTTCTACTCCGGATGGCTTAAG GTAGCAGAGCAGCTCATAAACCCATTtggagaagatgatgatgacttTGAGGCCAACTGGTGCATCGATAGGAACCTGCAG GTGTCTCTGATGGCAGTGGATGAGATGCACATGAACATTCCCCACATGACCAAAGATATTTATTGGAACGAACCTGATGTACGCCCACCGTATACCCGTGCTGCTGCAGACTACTGCATCCCATCATTCTTGGGCTCTACTACTGACATGAG tatctcagaaatattgcagaACAAAGACGTCGATACCAGTAACCCCCGGGGTCAGGCCACAGTTCTGGGCCGCATGCGTCGCTTGCTGAGCGTCCAGGAGCCGGCGGAGCTGCATACACGTCCATCGCTCAAGCGCCACTCCAGTGACATCTCCAGCTTCCTGCCGTTTGGTCCAGTCCACCATTTTCACCCCAGGGAGGAGGAAAAGATGCATACTCACTCCAAACTACATTCCCTGCGTGGGAATTTTTACCCGCTTTCCACCGTCAACGAGGTGACCGGCACCTCGGCTTCTCCCGATTCATCGCTACACACCCCTTCTCCAGACAAGATACCttcagtagtgatcagtgaagACGTGAGTGAGAGTGTTGAACAGGAGTCTTCAGCTCAGGTCCAGGAGCATCATGGGAAGGAGGTGAACACAGCACAAGGTGTTACAGACACGCACTCCAGGAAGTTTGGACGCTTTTCTCCAGCTAGTAAGATAAAAAGGAATCAACGGTCAGTTCAGCAGTCGAGACACAGCTCGGTCAGCAGCACAAAGAGCTTTCCGAGCCCCAAAGACGTCCAGAGAAGAAACCAACAGCAGGAAACTCTTCTACAACAAACATGTGGAACTGCAGACTCCAGCAGCCAGGAGAAACAACAGAGACAAAACCAGGAGAGCTGA